caggctagcctgatcttgtcagatctcagaagctaagcagggtcggccctggttagtatttggatgggagaccaccaaggaagaccagggttgctgtgcagaggaaggcactggcaaaccacctctgtaaatctcttgccatgaaaaccgccaaaaagggtcgccataagtcggctgcgacttgacggcactctacacacacacaatttgtactTTTGTAAGCTTGTATAATGTTTAGATTTGTTGTGGTATAATACagaatttcttacatttgtataagagctGGTTTCTGTGTCAACTTGGTTgtaagctccaggtggtggctggaaatctcccactattacaaggagatctccagccaccacctgaaggttggcattgaagtgcctcccctctccaacccctgccctcctcaggctccaaccccaaaatctccaggtatttcctaacctgaagctggcaactctagaaatcAGAGATCAACTACCAGAGGCCACAATGTCatttaacctttaaaaaaaaaaaaaaggcatagtAGAGGGGCAGGATGGGGGTGTTTCAATGCATTGGGAAACCATAAGGAAAGAAAGGTGTTAATACCCAcactgaacaatgaagaaagctaatagaaagaaagtagattcctttgaaatgtggtgttggaagagcgTGTTACAGGTATCATGGcccaccaaaaacaaacaaacagattctagatcaaatccagcctgaactgttcctagaaactaaaatgactaaactgaggctgtcatactttggtcacattataagaagacaagaatcGCTGgacaagacaataatgccaggaaaagttgaaggcagcaggaaaagaggaagacccaacaggagatggatggactcaatcaaggaagccacggccctcagtttgcaagacctgagcaaggctgttaaggacaggacgttttggaggacattgattcatagggtcgccgtgagtcgcaagcgacttgacggcacttaacacaccacaCACACCTGTTTCCCAACCAAAACAGCTCCCCAGGCAGGCCTCTTTGAGCAGGGAATTACAGGTGGAGGAACCCAGTTATGGGTCCCAATGTCATGGGTGGCTTGGCCCCAATAACAAAGGCTGATTTGCATGTTAGGATAAGGCATGTGAAACAAGGTTCCTGTACTTGAAAAGGCACCGGACAATAATGAAAAAGCCTCCAGAACACAAAATATGGAGAATGGCTTAAAAGCCCCAGGTGCCAGAAACCCAGTGCCGTCCCCGGTAAACAAGGACAACTGGGGTTTCTTTCCTCCTTACGACATCAAGATATGCTGTGTTATATTTCTTAGGAAAAGTACGCTTtattatttccccccacacacacacacaaaaaataaatcAATACAACGAAGTTGACATGCTCATGAAGGCCCAGCAAGGCATTGCTAGATTTCTTCCCTCAGATATTTGTCCAACTCAGTCGGTAACACATACATCCAATTCCAGCTATTATTTTCCTTTCAAGTCCAAGGCAGTTTGTCGTTACATAGCAACGAATTCAAGTACTTCAGCAATTTGCTGGACAGTTCAATCTTCTCAGAAGAAGGTGATGTCAGTTCGtatctcttctctttctttttttacatccCAGCGTGAGGGAAAACCGTCCCTGTCGATTTCTGTTTAGGCCCagccggcagccattttgtgccattccccCTCAGACAGCTCGGATGAAGcggctcttctctctctctctctccatgccACCCTCCCTCACTGCCATGAAAGACAACAGCATTGTCCGTCCGCGTCGAGCCTTGAGGAGATGGACACAACCCATCTCTCACCCGCCGAGGGTATTTTTAACCAGCTGTCACAACGTTTTGCTTGGCGCCCTTGAAGCGGGGATAGAAGGTTATCGAAGGCCATGGGAGACAACTCTCCCACACAACGGATCGCGGCTACGAGGCAGACAACGGGGTCTCTCTTCAGGCCAGCCAAGGACACACGGCTGCACTTCTGACATCATTAGTAGTTCTCAGTGACTTTGCTCTCTTCTGGCCCCACAACAAGGGGCTAAAGTTGTGGTTGTCCTTGTGTGGAAGCTTCTGGAAGCTGACGCCCCATCTCAAGGCTGCTGTCTGACGTCTCAGGAAACATTTGGGGCTGGTTTTGCCCTTCCGGAGCTACCGATCGGGGCTGGTTTTGCTCCTCCGGAGCGACCGATCGGGGCTGGTTTTGCTCCTCCGGAGTGACCGATCGGGGCTGGTTTTGCTCCTCCGGAGCTACCGACTGGGAAGCGATCTTATCTAATTTCAGGCCAGCCGACGGAGTCTCAAGGTAGGGCTTCGCCATCTTGATGGCCTCATCATAAGATGGCGGCAGCTCTATGGCATAGAGACTGTACGCTGGAGGACTCACGAGACTTCTGTCCATCTCCCTGAAGGACGGAGGAAGCGGGATGCTCTGAGGATATTGTATGGAGCTGTAGGCTGCAGAGAGAAAGCACAAGAGCATGTTCATTTGACATATCAGCATGGCAAACGTCCCACAAGAACTCTCTCAGatagccgtggctcacgaaagctcatacccagccagaaatttagtctttaaggtgctactggacttttgctcttttctactgctagtgacacagctacccatcacaATTTTTTTCATGTCACAGATCCTTATATCTCCTCTGAATTACCCTTTACAGTAATTCATACTGCACCTTCCCACAACCCAAGCGTGCAAACACCACTGGCTAAAGAGCTAGCATGTACGCCAATGGTCCTCAATGGTTTCCGGGCACCCACCAAGTGTCTCTAGAAAGTGGCCAACgcctggtggggcttttgcccaacaaggcttctcaATGGCCACTGGAGATATGATGTACGGTGCAGATTTTTCTATAATGTGGCTTTGGCTGCAGCACCTACCACAGTCATCGTGTGACTGAAGCTAAgatgcaacagccattttgtggcaggctccacctcctgcgggtGCCATTTTGTGGCACCACGCTGTATCGGAATTCCAGCGGTGCCCTCAGAGTATTGGGAAGTCGTGGTCTTTTACCTCGATGAATAAAATTTGTAAATATCTTTTGCCACTTAGCCAATCCTTTTGGGTTCAATTCCTAGGGGGAGTGTTTGAAAAAGATAATTTAATTTTGGTAATGCTACCATTTTTTATAGCACTTATTCTGCCTATAATTGTCAAATATGTCTTGGTCCATCTTTTAATGTCTGTACAAGAATTTGCAACAAACACAGGCCCCGAccaatgtgtgcgtgtgtgtgttaagtgccgtcaagtcgcttccgactcatgcgaccctatgaatcaatgtcctccaaatgtcctatctttgactgccttgctcagatcttgcaaacagtGCTGTAATTTtagtttctgtgtgtttttttcttgtttttttcccttctttgtttgttttatgtattatgtgttcctgtgtttgtgGTTGTGATTTATCTATATCTGTTAATAaaatatggtaaaaaaaaaaaaaaaaaagaacaaggttggggaccccgatgTACGCCAATCCATCGCATCTCTACTGCTCACGGCAGCTGGCAAAAACGTCAGCCTTTCCCGGGTTCAGAAATTTCATTCCGAATGGTGGAGACAAGACCGTCGACCCCCCCAACGACAGGTTTCCGTGTACTCACATGTGACAGTGCTGTGAGCGGTGCTGTCGTGGTCCATGGGGATGGCAGTGAGGTCGTGGGCTTGCGGGGGGAACGTCTGCACCGGGGGCCGCTTCCTGCGGCAACAGAACTTCACGCAGCTGGCGCCGATGCCACACATCAGCAGCAAAAACACGGTGAGCATGATAAGCCTAAAGAAGAGGGGAATGCCACATCACTGATTAAGCGCACGTCACTACAATCCTGTCGTTAACGCTTGGCCTATAAACAGTGCCCTGCATCCAAAGTCCCTCTGCAACCCTTCCAATAAACTCCGTCAAGTAGGTCAGTCTTACTAGCCCCATTCTTTGTTCTTCAGGTTGAGACTAGGTTGCCCAAGGACACAGGTAACCCTCTCTTGTCCCGAACATGTTGCAGCCGGCCATTTATAGACCAGGAAATCAAGTTAGAGCGGAGGTGGCGTGGTCGGAAAGGTGACTGCGGACGTCATGGAGGGAGATGGGCGGTGCATTGCCAATGGGGTAACTAAAAAACCGTAGTCAAGCGAGCTACAAGTGGTATAGTCCTTCCCCAAGCAACCATATGCTTAACacaggggctatggctcaatggtagagcatctgcttggcatgcagaaggtcccaggttcaatccccggcatctccagttaaagggcttaggcaagtaggtgatgtgaaagacctctgcctgagaccctggagagctgttgccggtctgagcagacaatacagactttgatggaccgaggg
This portion of the Euleptes europaea isolate rEulEur1 chromosome 19, rEulEur1.hap1, whole genome shotgun sequence genome encodes:
- the TMEM52 gene encoding transmembrane protein 52, with product MASPRRRGKRRVGGAARRALTRRGRPRFKRRSAARRGFSPPFASEEGRTPGIRARSCAFPMAALQRPCQLLLLALLRVMPSVANVHCHGHSLQECAQQTGSWTSLWYVWLIMLTVFLLLMCGIGASCVKFCCRRKRPPVQTFPPQAHDLTAIPMDHDSTAHSTVTSYSSIQYPQSIPLPPSFREMDRSLVSPPAYSLYAIELPPSYDEAIKMAKPYLETPSAGLKLDKIASQSVAPEEQNQPRSVTPEEQNQPRSVAPEEQNQPRSVAPEGQNQPQMFPETSDSSLEMGRQLPEASTQGQPQL